The region GCATTTAAGTGTCcatcaaatagaaaaaaaagagagaaaattaaagaaatagTTTGTATGTAGATAAAGTTTTTACTCCTCTGATAGTTTTAATATATATTGAAATATTGTTAATATTTTTGTCTGGGTTTACAGTAAGTATTTTAAagaatttattttgttttggaaAACCGCTTCTATAGAGACTGAAAAAGTGAAGACACAACACAGAGTTACAAACAATAATACCAGAGAAAATTTTACCCCAATCAAACAGATGCCCTTCAAAAATTCATCCATTTCTTCCTTTTTATCTCTAAATCTGTGTGGATAGTGGGATTTACATGCAGAGATTGGACACACAtaaatggtgatttcagaaaagcTGCTATTACCTCTGGGACCAGGGGGGTCAGCCAAAAATGTATACCTGTGCTCTCCATCTTAAAATGGGAATACACATATATGCAAACAAgtttcaatgctgggctgtgcGTTAACTCAGAAGTgtgcacagatttttaaaaaataattgtttCACCCAAGGCTTTTCACAAGAGATTAAGAGAGTAATTTTCCTTAGTCTCccaatttcttttttatttctaccttccaaatgaaaaaagaaattaCTACTTTACTTGTTAGTTGGTGGCACTTTATATGCACAGATTTGTGAAATGGCCTCACTATATGTACAAGTGGCAGCATCTATGCGTGGAAGCTGCCGAGCTTGTCCCACTTTTATAACGTGGAAGCTGCCGAGCTTGTCCCACTTTTATAACGTGAAAGCTGCCGAGCTGATGTCCCACTTTTATAACGTGGAAGCTGCCGAGCTTGTCCCACTTTTATAACGTGGAAGCTGCCGAGCTTGTCCCACTTTTATAACGTGAAAGCTGCCGAGCTGATGTCCCACTTTTATAACGTGAAAGCTGCCGAGCTTGTCCCACTTTTATAACGTGGAAGCTGCCGAGCTTGTCCCACTTTTATAACGTGGAAGCTGCCAAGCTGATGTCCCACTTTTATAACGTGAAAGCTGCCGAGCTTGTCCCACTTTATAACATGGAAGCTGCCGAGCTTGTCCCACTTTTATAACGTGGAAGCTGCCAAGCTGATGTCCCACTTTTATAACGTGAAAGCTGCCGAGCTTGTCCCACTTTATAACATGGAAGCTGCCGAGCTTATCCCACTTTTATAACGTGGAAGCTGCCAAGCTGATGTCCCACTTTTATAACGTGAAAGCTGCCGAGCTTGTCCCACTTTATAACATGGAAGCTGCCGAGCTTGTCACACTTTTATAACGTGGAAGCTGCCAAGCTGATGTCCCACTTTTATAACGTGAAAGCTGCCGAGCTTGTCCCACTTTATAACATGGAAGCTGCCGAGCTTGTCCCACTTTTATAACGTGGAAGCTGCCAAGCTGATGTCCCACTTTTATAACGTGAAAGCTGCCGAGCTTGTCCCACTTTATAACATGGAAGCTGCCGAGCTTATCCCACTTTTATAACGTGGAAGCTGCCAAGCTGATGTCCCACTTTTATAACGTGGAAACTGCCAAGCTGATGTCCCACTTTATAACGTGGAAGCTGCCGAGCTTGTCCCACTTTATAATGTGGAAGGTGCCGAGCTTGTTCCACTTTATAACGTGGAAGCTGCCAAGCTGATGTCCCACTGTTATAACGTGGAAGCTGCCAAGCTGATGTCCCACTTTATAACGTGGAAGCTGCCGAGCTTGTCCCACTTTATAACGTGGAAGGTGCCGAGCTTGTCCCACTTTATAACATGGAAGCTGCCGAGCTTGTCCCACTTTTATAACGTGGAAGCTGCCGAGCTTGTCCCACTTTATAACATGGAAGCTGCCGAGCTTGTCCCACTTTTATAACGTGGAAGCTGCCAAGCTGATGTCCCACTTTTATAACGTGAAAGCTGCCGAGCTTGTCCCACTTTATAACATGGAAGCTGCCGAGCTTGTCCCACTTTTATAACGTGGAAGCTGCCAAGCTGATGTCCCACTTTTATAACGTGAAAGCTGCCGAGCTTGTCCCACTTTATAACATGGAAGCTGCCGAGCTTATCCCACTTTTATAACGTGGAAGCTGCCAAGCTGATGTCCCACTTTTATAACATGGAAGCTGCCGAGCTTGTCCCACTTTTATAACGTGGAAGCTGCCAAGCTGATGTCCCACTTTTATAACGTGAAAGCTGCCGAGCTTGTCCCACTTTATAACATGGAAGCTGCCGAGCTTGTCCCACTTTTATAACGTGGAAGCTGCCAAGCTGATGTCCCACTTTTATAACGTGAAAGCTGCCGAGCTTGTCCCACTTTATAACATGGAAGCTGCCGAGCTTATCCCACTTTTATAACGTGGAAGCTGCCAAGCTGATGTCCCACTTTTATAACATGGAAGCTGCCGAGCTTGTCCCACTTTTATAACGTGGAAGCTGCCAAGCTGATGTCCCACTTTTATAACGTGAAAGCTGCCGAGCTTGTCCCACTTTATAACATGGAAGCTGCCGAGCTTATCCCACTTTTATAACGTGGAAGCTGCCAAGCTGATGTCCCACTTTATAACGTGGAAGCTGCCGAGCTTGTCCCACTTTATAATGTGGAAGGTGCCGAGCTTGTCCCACTTTATAACGTGGAAGCTGCCAAGCTGATGTCCCACTGTTATAACGTGGAAGCTGCCAAGCTGATGTCCCACTTTATAACGTGGAAGCTGCCGAGCTTGTCCCACTTTATAACGTGGAAGGTGCCGAGCTTGTCCCACTTTATAACATGGAAGCTGCCGAGCTTGTCCCACTTTTATAACGTGGAAGCTGCCAAGCTGATGTCCCACTTTTATAACGTGGAAGCTGCCAAGCTTGTCCCACTTTATAACGTGGAAGCTGCCGAGCTTGTCCCACTTTTATAACATGGAAGCTGCCGAGCTGATGTCCCACTTTTATAACGTGGAAGCTGCCGAGCTTGTCCCACTTTATAACATGGAAGGTGCCGAGCTTGTCCCACTTTTATAACATGGAAGCTGCCGAGCTGATGTCCCACTTTTATAAtgtaatactcgaggtgcggtcgcaaaatggagtgatacagaggcattatagtattttcagtcttattcaccatccctttcctaataattcctagcatcctgtttgcttttttggtcactgtcgcacactaagcagaagatttcagtgtgttatcaacaCCACCGAGATCTTttgcttgagtgctgacccccaaggtggacctcagcatcaggtaactatgattcagattattctttccaatgtgcatcacattgcatttgtccacactaaatttgatctgccatttggatgcccagtcttcctgcagtatttcacagtccgctcgtgttttaacaaccttgaatagttttgtgtcatctgcaaatttaatcacctcactcgtcgttccaatttccatatcatttataaatatgttaaatagcactggtcccagtactgatccctgtggcactccactgttcacccttctccactgagagaaatgaccatttaaccctatcctctgttttctgtgcaataaccaattcctaatccataccagaaccttgcctcctatccatgactctttcattttcacaggagtctctcatgaggaactttatcaaaagctttctgaaaatctagattcacaactggctcaccttcatccacatgtttattcatgccttgaaagaaatgaagcaaattggaggcaagacttccattggctgaacccatgctgactttgtacCATTAAACCATGTCTGTCTACGGGTTCTGTAGTTTTATTCTTTATGAtagttttgcagtattttgcccgatagtgacgtcaggcttaccggtctataatttcccggatcacccctagaaccctttttaaaaatcggcgtcacattggccaccctccaatgttcaggtactgcggatgattttaacaataggttacatattactaacagcagatcagcaatttcatgcttgagtttttTGAGTACCTTTGGAATTTTGCCCATCCTGTCGAAAATAGCTCTAGGAGTCATTATTCCTCTTTTCTTTCAACCCCAGATTAACAATTTATGGAAGAAAACGGTTTTTTTAATAGACGACTTCATTTAATCAGGCCATACTTCTATGAACATCATCTTGCCCTTTTAGTTCAAATGCTGGTATTATCCCATTTGGACTATTTTAATTAAttgaatataagagtagccatattatgtcagaccaatggtccatctagcccagtatcctgcttccaacagtggccaatccaggtcacaaatacctggcagaaacccagttagtagaaACATTTCATGGTTGTATATTGGTTTAAGatctaaattatttaaaaagctacaacttattcaaaatacagcagcacagCTAATATTTCAGATTAAAGAATACGAAATTATCTCGGCACATCTTTCAAACTGCATTGGCTTTCTTTGAAAGCTATTGTTTTTCACATATTATATGGCAATACATCAGACCTTAAAATTCAGTTGGTTTATCAATCTTAGCCAGTTGCAGGATCGATTTTATCTGGActataatgagtggaggagtggcctagtggttagagcaccagtcttgcaatccagaggtggccagttcaaatcccactgctgctccttgtgatcttgggcaagtcacttaaccctccattgcctcaggtacaaacttagattgtgagccctcctgggacagagaaatatccagagtacctgaatgtaactcaccttgagctactactgaaaaaggtgtgagcaaaatccaaataaataaaatgagagtGTTGGTGTGTAGAGCAAGCGAAAAACAGTAGTGCACCCTAGTAAAATACCCCATTAATTTGGTAGCACTGAGGTATTATTGCTCTtttgtgttttgaactgtttatATTATTAGCTGTACTTGTTTGGGTGTCTTATATCTGGAATTTGGGTGGCTAATAAGTCCTGTATTAGATTAGATGAGATTCTTTATAAGGAAGAGTATTTTCTGGTACTGTAATACAGAGGAAGAATGTCTCCTACTGAGtccaggagaggggagggaacctTCGTTCCAACACTTTCTTGGCAGTTTGTTTGGACCCCAGAAACTTGCATCACTCCTGAGTCTTTTCTTGGAGATTTTCCATCTCAACAGTGAGTTGGAAGCCTGCTTAGATGTCTCATTATCAGTGCCCAGGGTAAGATCACTGCAGGTCATATTTGGTCAAAATATTTGCAGCTTTTGTAAGTGGGGCAATTAAAATACAGTTATGGGGTAAGTGAAGAGGAAACAGGAGGGATTCATGTGAAGCTTTTTTACATTTTGTCTCTGTCTCTTTTGCTTCTAGGTTCTCAACTTGAAAGCATATATTGGCCACCTTGAATTTGGCAGCAAGACCTCATCAGTGCAGGAGCAAGAGTTTTTCTGGCCAAGATGGTGAACCGGCTGCCTTCCTCTGGGGATCTAGCCCGTTTCTGCCAAAAGCTCAACCGGGTCAAGACTCTAGAGGAGGACATGATGGAGACCTCCCTGAAGAGATGTCTCTCCACATTTGACCTGACTctccttggggtgggtgggatggtgGGCTCAGGCTTGTATGTGCTGACTGGTACAGTAGCCAGAGATATAGCTGGCCCAGCTGTGGTCATCTCCTTTCTTGCTGCTGGTTTTGCCTCGTTGCTTGCAGCCTTCTGTTATGCTGAGTTTGGTGCCCGGGTGCCACGGACAGGCTCTGCCTATATGTTCACCTATGTCTCTGTTGGAGAAATCTGGGCCTTCTTAATTGGCTGGAATGTGATCCTGGAGTACATGATTGGTGGAGCTGCAGTGGCCAGGGCTTGGAGTGGATATCTGGACTCAGTGTTTGACCACAAAATCAAAAACTTTACAGAGACATATATTGGCACGTGGCAGGTTCCGTTCCTTGCACACTACCCAGACTTCTTGGCTGCAGGGATATTGCTGATTGCAATGGTATTTATTTCTTTTGGAGCTAAAGTATCCTCATGGCTCAACCATGTGTTTGCTGCTGTTAGCCTGGGGATTATACTCTTCATCCTCATTTTCGGGTTCATTCTTGCAGAACCAAAGAACTGGAGTGCTGCAGAAGGAGGTTTTGCACCATTCGGTTTCTCGGGCATCATGGCTGGCACGGCCACATGCTTCTATGCCTTTGTTGGTTTTGATGTTATTGCAGCTTCTAGCGAAGAAGCGAAAAATCCTCAGAAGGCTGTACCTATAGCAACAGCGATTTCTCTGGGGTTGGCAACTGGGGCCTACATTCTAGTATCAACAGTGCTGACGCTGATTGTTCCCTGGAAGACGTTGACCCCAGActcggctctctctgatgcatttAACCAGCGGGGTTACAAATGGGCCGGATTTATAATCGCTGTTGGCTCCATTTGTGGTGAGTGTCTTCCAAAATGCTGTCATGATTTATACTGTTGTCTTTCCTGTGAGCAAAGAGTTTTACAGACAGAGCCCTGGTGAACgttccttcctctcctctcttccccttcttccTGGCAAAAGTCCAGTCATCAAAATGGCATCCCATCTAGCTGTCAATGAGGCTCATGGTGCCAGATCCCAGCTCTGTTTCTGAATAAGCTGAAAGCCCAAAAGAACAGGAGAAAATTTGTGGGTCagaaacaaaagtaaaaaagcctttgatacaatTAACGTTACATCTGTGTTGAATGATTTAATCTTCAGTGCTAGTGGTAGCAGTAGGAGAGGGGCACCTTGTGGAAGTCTTGTGGAAAACCCTATGGAACGGGGGCTGAGACAGTGGTTCAGTTTGTAGAGATGCACACTGTTACCCCAAGATCTGTGTTTCATTCCCGAGCCCTTCTTCTGAACTTTGGGGGCAGGTCTGGGGAATGCAGCTGAGGAAACCATCACAGTTCACCTTGGGAGCTTCTCCCATCCATTGCATAACAGTGACACCCAGTGACCAAACTCAAGGAATGCATGGACCAGGTTATGCAGGGAGTTTCAGCTAGAGGGATTGTGAATGTAGGTGCGAGAGGATTAAAATGCAGAAAAGGTTGTGAATTAAGGCTCATAGCAGCAAAGTCCCATGAAAAGCTGGTTCCAATGAGTTGAAAGTTCAAAGGAGCTGGAAAAAAGTGTTGGATGAAAAGGATTCCTTGTGTTAGTGGCAGTTCAGTCTCTGAGCAGCAGCATGGCACAGATTCCCTGTTGTCCCTAGTCATTACTTATTAATTCATGTAACAGCTGGTGTTATCCATGATAGAAAGGACAGCTCCGACAGAGACTTTATTTGTCTTTTAAACAGCGGCtgtagtgttttaaaaaaatcacatATATTTTGTACGTATTTTCTTGTAACCTGCTCAGAACTGTGGATCACAcaggatatgtttttttttaattaaataaaatccGTACAGCTGCACGTCTATTTGGCGGTACTGAATAGACACAAACACTGCTGACCACCAGCCTGGTTTCATGTAGGAGAGCCTTTGTGCTGCATTtacagctgctgaatatcacgGCTTTCCGTAAGTTAGGCAAAACGCTCTtgcttttctctgtctccaccctGTTGCTGTATGGATAGTGACGGAACATTTTTAGGGAGTTTTAGTGCTGCTGAGAATGTATGTGTGTACTGGCTGCCATTAAACATGAGCCTGTTTGAATATTGGGCACGTAAGTAAGGGAAGAGATCTTCATGTCCCCAAGAAAATCCGTGTTAGAAAAGTGACAAACATTTCAAGGAAGAAGCACATCTATAAAGAAGAGAcatgggggcataatcgaacggggatgaacATCTCTAAgagcgtccatctctaaggacgtcccggcgaaggggcggggaaacctgtattatcgaaacaagatgggcggccatctttcatttcgataatacggtcggggacgcccaaatctcaacatttaggtcaaccttagagatagtcaacataaatgttgagatggtcgtccccggttttcggcgataatggaaaccgaagtcgctcatctcaaaaatgaccaaatccaactcatttggtcgtgggatgaggcagaatttgtagtgcactggtccccctgacatgccaggacaccaaccgggcaccctaggggacactgcagtggactaactgaacggaaaaaacccttcccttaccgatcctttAGCGATTCAGAATGGAACGGgcttgcatgaaggaaatcacatgcaaatgaactgttcactgttagctcatttgcacaagatttccttcctaaggaggggaagccagtgcagagcatccaagcattatgtgtggcttCTCtctgcatgccaaagatggcttcatacacgcagacaagctgcgtgtataatagccgtctacaaccttaaataaattgctgtctTCAACCTTaaaaagtccaggtgaaaacgtccaagtgcttgtcaggaacgtcttttttttgtttgttttgagtatgggtgaaggacgtccaagtgttaggcgctatgcctccgtccctgcgatgggcagttgaggacgtccaaaatgtggatgtttctgtaagaaggacatccatacttttgctatgcctccaacacctcctttatttattcatttatttggattttggatcacaagtagcagcagtgggatttaagccggccacctctggattgcaagaccagtgctctaaccactaggcaactcctccactccactcccttgaaatttggccgtccctgtggggggggggggcagttcaggatgtccaaaatgtttgaaagaaggatgtccatgccttcgctatgcctccgctgacacacacacacacctccccccccccccccccagggacctgcgtactgctgcaatagacctgagtatgatatttgaggctggcaaaaatagtttttaaagttgtttttttcagggtgggagggggttagggtcatccctgattccctctggtggtcatctggtcagttcgggcacctttttgaggcttgatcgtaagaaaaaatggaccaagtaaagtcggccaagtgctcatcagggatgccattcttttttccattatcgttcgaggtcgcccatctgttaggcatgccccagtcccgcctccaacacgcctgcgggaactttggtcatccccacgacgggaagcagttggggacgcccaaaatcggctttctattatgctgatttgggcaaccctgaggacacccatctcccgatttgtgtcgaaagatgggtgcccttctctttcgaaaataagcctgacagcaTCCTAGTGGCTGTATTCTTAACAGACTAGAGGTGTTTAATGTTAGACAGACTGATTCCTGCATAATTACAGGAACCAAGACAGGCTAGTCTAGCATTAAACATCTCTAGTCTGTTCAGAATACAGCCACTAGGATGCTGTGTCTCCCAAATGAGTTAGACATTGACTGTCCTCTCCTGTTTCAACAGCACTGGCAATTGTTTGcaaaatgggatactgggctagatggaccattggtctgacccagtatggcttctctTATGTTATCAAAAGTGTATGTGCATATGCAGATTAGATACAGACATGTTCGCCCTCTTCGGGGTTGGTCCATTTGGTTCTGGGCTTTCTTTTTTAAAGGCTTTGAGGCATCTAGGGTGTGTTTATATAACAGGCTTTGAATAGGCGTCTTTGGCTTTTCACTTGCGCATCTTGATATAAAATCAAGCCCTTACATCGCAACCCTGGGCTCCATGGCCTCGAAAACCCGCACTGTGGAGAAATGATAAACATTTTGCAATGGAAAAAGTCATGCTTATTAGCACGTCAAAAGAAGATTTGCAAGGTGAAAGAGAACAAAGCTTGCTGGGGTGATTAGATAATGCCCTGATCCAGCCTCTTATTATTTTTAACTGTGCTCCAGAAATAAATACAGGTCTACAGTGTGACTTACTGTCCAGCGTCGTCTTTTATGTGcaattagttatttatttatttgttacatttgtaccccacgctttcccactcaaggcagatTCAGTGCGGCTTATATAGTAATAGGGGGTTACAAGGTATTGCAGAGAGAGTACAAGCTGTGGTATAACAGAATAATGATGGAGATATGCAGATAGGTGGAATGGGCAAGTAAGAAGGGGGTAagagaggcaggagggggaaggtTGAAATGAGCAAGGGATAAGGGGGTGGGAGTGGCCGGAGGAGGGAATAGTTTGAGGGATAGCATAGGGGAGTTGATGGAAGATGTGGTCTAAGTCATAGTCGTTGTCGAGTGATTAAGTgttgggttcataagattaggtTAGATCATTTGGGTATGCttgcttgaatagatgggttttcagcgatttctGGAAGGGTAGATAATTGTTGATTGAGCAAATGGATCTGGGTTGGGCATTCcatagttggctgcctatgaaggagaagttggatgcataagaggttttgtacttgagaccttttcAATTAGGATAGTGTAGGTTCaggtatgttcgagaagattctGACCTGTTTCTGGTTGAAAGGTCTATCAGATCgatcatgtagcttggagattctccatggataATCCTATgaatcagtgtgtggactttgaagtttattcgttctctgatagggagccaatgaagtttttcacggagaggtgaTGCGCTCTCATAttttgatttaccaaaaatgagtctagctgccgtgttttgggcggtttgaagttttttcaggatttgggccttgCAGCCTAtaaaaatactgttgcagtagtcagcacgTGTAAGTACCgaggattgtaccaagttacggaaTTTTTTCAAGGGGAGatatggtttcacacgtttcagtatccacatcatgttgaacagttATAGGTTGGTTGTTCAGAATTTCCTGTGTGCTTTTTACCCACCCAATCCTTTCTTCCTCTATTCAGTAATTCTGTCTGTTATCACTCTGTGGAACGATATGTGTCATATTGTCCTACACTTGAGTGTGAGCAGGATTAGGTTAATTATTTTATGGTATGATTAATATTTGTAGATAAGCAATTCACCTAATTAAAGCAGGATGAATGAGACACTTGCGACAGAGCTGCAGTGTTGTACAAACCCAGGAAAGCTGAGAAAATGTGTTTAATATACCTCCCCTGATGGGCTCTAATTGCAGTTTTAAAATGGGCACTTTGGGGATGAAAACAGCCATTTTTTTAAGCCTTTGTAGAGAGATCCTGGATCCCAGTCCTGAAAGTGACATTTCACTGCATGGACTGATCGGGCCTTTCAGTTGCTGAATGATGTTTTATATTGTCGATTAATGTAGTGTATATTAATTTGTTCTTACTGCTTCTTCCTAGCCATGAACACGGTTCTCCTGAGTAACCTGTTCTCACTTCCAAGGATCATCTATGCGATGGCAGAAGATGGGCTTTTCTTCCAGGTTTTCTCCAAAGTGAATCCACACACCAAAGTACCGATGAATGCCATTTTGATGTTCGGCAGCCTGATGGCTCTCTTGGCTCTGATCTTTGACCTGGAGGCGCTGGTCCAGTTCTTATCCATTGGCACACTGTTGGCGTACACTTTCGTTGCTGCTAGTATCATTGTCCTGCGATTCCAGAAGAGCACAGCGGAGCCTCCCTCGCCCATGAAATGCCAGGCTAGCCCACCACCCAGCAACGCCAGCCTAGGTAGCGAGAACAACGCTGAACTGAAGGAATATGAGTCCTTCTCTGATAAACTGCAGCTGGTGAACAAGGAGACCAGAAGCACAGAGCGCAGGGAACCGGGCCAGCTGAAAGCCACCTTCGAGCCCTATCTGAAATTCCTCAGTGACTGTTATCCGGGAGAGGTGGTGACATTTGCCATGGTCTCCATCATGGTATCTGCCATATCTCTGTGCTCCATCCTGGTGTTTGGCAACACCCACCTGCACCTGCCCACCTGGAGCTACACACTGCTTCTGGTCCTATTCGCATCTGGCTTCTGCGTGAGTCTGTTCTTCATTTGGGTTCATGAACAGCAGCAGAAGTCCAAAACCTTTCAGGTAAGTAGCTGGTTTTTGTTCTCTTGGTCCCTTCTTCATGGGAATATGTTGATTTGCTGTTCTAGG is a window of Microcaecilia unicolor chromosome 11, aMicUni1.1, whole genome shotgun sequence DNA encoding:
- the SLC7A4 gene encoding cationic amino acid transporter 4, with translation MVNRLPSSGDLARFCQKLNRVKTLEEDMMETSLKRCLSTFDLTLLGVGGMVGSGLYVLTGTVARDIAGPAVVISFLAAGFASLLAAFCYAEFGARVPRTGSAYMFTYVSVGEIWAFLIGWNVILEYMIGGAAVARAWSGYLDSVFDHKIKNFTETYIGTWQVPFLAHYPDFLAAGILLIAMVFISFGAKVSSWLNHVFAAVSLGIILFILIFGFILAEPKNWSAAEGGFAPFGFSGIMAGTATCFYAFVGFDVIAASSEEAKNPQKAVPIATAISLGLATGAYILVSTVLTLIVPWKTLTPDSALSDAFNQRGYKWAGFIIAVGSICAMNTVLLSNLFSLPRIIYAMAEDGLFFQVFSKVNPHTKVPMNAILMFGSLMALLALIFDLEALVQFLSIGTLLAYTFVAASIIVLRFQKSTAEPPSPMKCQASPPPSNASLGSENNAELKEYESFSDKLQLVNKETRSTERREPGQLKATFEPYLKFLSDCYPGEVVTFAMVSIMVSAISLCSILVFGNTHLHLPTWSYTLLLVLFASGFCVSLFFIWVHEQQQKSKTFQVPLVPLTPALSILLNVYLMLKLNYMTWVRFAIWLVIGLVVYFGYGIWHSKENLREPKSHGVTARYVVFSGSSLKETVQTVQPRTQDAMGMAEAIAEEEEEQAKR